The Spirosoma radiotolerans genome has a window encoding:
- a CDS encoding Ig-like domain-containing protein: protein MKLKLYFLIFLVLGAVSGAFAQKGRFSVRFAVKSLDCVTGKVVIRVDVKSSSTDSTFLMGDANYRFDYDSQVIKNPAIVSQENYASVAPASDTRYNPQNLNGSTAGPTLGTVSLNTTYGGSGTGAKLVPTTWTTVSCIQFDIVNTSLVTSNCFGLRWHTDTTFPVTGMNEYIADATNSAGYRLVNVTSSKYFGNIQVCIPDYCAVKANDDVNSTTVGVPVSGNVVTNDVGAPLVVTTAPVIGPKNGSVVLNADGTYTYTPNPGYVGKDSIRYQVCKQQNPTLCDQAWLRITITQPPVTTINLSLKKTVSNTTPAINDVISYSVVVTNSSTNNATGVAVKDTLPAGVVYQSATGDGSYNATTGLWTIGAIAANGKATLVVTVRVSAEGTWFNKAQVSKADQTDLNSTPDNNNPAEDDQSIACFAVPVSFCEGDVYQLSLPAGYGGIQWFKNGVAIPGATASTYNVTALGSYSFTSTTNACPTQGCCPVLFVAGNCCKPNTCIPFVITQTKRGSRVIR from the coding sequence ATGAAATTAAAACTTTACTTCCTCATATTTCTGGTCCTGGGCGCTGTGTCGGGTGCGTTTGCCCAGAAAGGTAGGTTTTCAGTCCGTTTTGCGGTAAAATCGCTCGACTGCGTAACCGGAAAGGTGGTCATCCGAGTGGATGTTAAATCCAGTTCGACAGATAGTACATTTCTGATGGGTGATGCCAATTACCGATTCGATTATGACTCTCAGGTAATTAAAAACCCGGCTATTGTCAGCCAGGAAAATTACGCCAGTGTAGCCCCCGCCAGCGATACCCGATACAACCCACAAAACCTGAACGGGAGTACCGCCGGACCCACGCTGGGTACCGTTTCACTCAATACCACCTATGGCGGGTCCGGAACCGGAGCGAAACTCGTGCCCACCACCTGGACCACCGTTTCCTGCATTCAGTTCGATATTGTCAACACAAGCCTGGTTACCTCCAATTGCTTTGGCCTGCGCTGGCATACCGATACCACCTTCCCCGTGACGGGCATGAATGAATACATTGCCGACGCAACGAATTCGGCTGGCTACCGACTGGTCAACGTTACCTCCAGCAAATACTTTGGCAACATCCAGGTCTGTATTCCCGACTATTGCGCCGTTAAAGCAAACGACGATGTCAATTCTACCACCGTTGGGGTGCCCGTGTCGGGCAATGTAGTCACCAACGATGTAGGCGCACCACTGGTGGTCACCACGGCTCCCGTCATTGGCCCCAAAAATGGCAGCGTTGTGCTCAACGCCGATGGCACCTATACCTATACGCCCAACCCAGGGTATGTGGGAAAAGACAGCATACGGTATCAGGTTTGCAAACAACAGAATCCAACCCTGTGCGATCAGGCCTGGCTGCGAATCACCATAACTCAGCCCCCCGTTACCACCATCAACCTGTCGTTGAAGAAAACCGTGAGTAACACCACACCAGCCATCAATGATGTCATTTCCTATTCCGTTGTCGTAACCAACAGCAGCACGAATAACGCAACCGGGGTGGCCGTGAAAGATACGCTGCCTGCCGGGGTAGTCTATCAGTCAGCTACCGGCGACGGTAGTTATAACGCCACCACCGGCCTCTGGACCATTGGCGCCATTGCTGCCAACGGGAAAGCGACCTTAGTGGTAACCGTGCGGGTGAGTGCCGAAGGAACCTGGTTCAATAAAGCCCAGGTGAGCAAAGCCGATCAGACCGATCTGAACTCGACGCCCGACAACAACAACCCCGCCGAAGACGACCAGAGCATTGCCTGCTTTGCGGTCCCGGTTAGCTTCTGCGAAGGAGACGTATATCAGCTATCGTTACCGGCTGGATACGGGGGCATTCAGTGGTTTAAAAACGGTGTCGCCATTCCGGGGGCAACGGCATCGACCTACAACGTGACCGCCCTGGGCAGTTACAGCTTCACCTCCACAACAAACGCGTGCCCCACTCAGGGCTGCTGCCCCGTGCTGTTTGTGGCGGGTAACTGCTGCAAACCGAATACCTGTATCCCGTTCGTGATTACACAAACCAAGCGAGGAAGCCGGGTAATCCGCTAA
- a CDS encoding DUF6923 family protein yields the protein MRTKLTIAMSTMYTIQADRTVARPAGGPRTNAPVQPIAVRSGSLSGRLHEPVRWGGWQWLFALVGLLGGWLVPQAGQAQTFCAPDATAYYSFENTFNDQSAYNDISFPATTEDITSTFSLPTFSTTAKVGVRSASFNGAQYLRYDNASGYMHNGGNSTSIMFWFKANAPTSGIQTLFEQGDLTNGLAVRLNAGTLQARLRTLSGTTVDLAGPAITDNNWHHVALIYQINTTSTVRLYLDGSQVSSGTLTLQLGTVVTPGGIGASLIGDVWAASTVNGNYFNGLIDDFVYSLGPDVNNVPGIGPSAFTQTDITNYLNCVNGFATNSFTCDGSVFIAQQPTGTTNTALKKFVYANNSFTTIDGTGSMLYNAAGYNRVDNKIYAISMNNGSLIRVGANGVIEDLGYVTGLPVLGYNTADISPAGIMYIANSSDGIAYAVNLNTIPYTATAVTMSSAVYVGDWSLNPGDNLLYSVDQSGRIEKINPTTGAVSIVSPTNGFLPAGVYGAIWFDQFNNMYAYENFTGAIQRYNTVTNSWSTVVSSGAAISQNDAAACPQTYAEPQIAKVIQSQSGNRVTFDITLSNNGPSPAADLIARDVLPTGLVFQSAQVLDANSASLASTAYTLSTPAVGANGTVQLTVKNLNVGTDNRVILRLTAQATTGTCSLTVTNRAEITSAFGQTTNNGATDCNTADNTTNIPGDVASNNEACVPVSFSLTPAAPTATPSSTSLCSGGVFTLNYTNVPSGQTVSWVRMPDSLTGTGSLSQALSATGTSPISYTYTAVHSNIYGCPSQPTVTVVTVNPVPILTPSVCSQTICSGQTGAITFNSSVPATINWLRVEDNTTGTGNISQLFNTAGTYTYKIWGVSSSASCPSSTTITCTIVVNNCCTLVASASASNTVVCVGQTISLASTVTGNAGAVTYAWSGPNGFTSNLANPTIPSATSAMSGIYTLTVSDPTASTACIKTATVTITVGSLVASASSNSPLCTAGTLALSGSGSGGNGSYSYAWSGPNGFTSTLPNPTLALSTSAQSGTYTLTVTDTQGCSGTATTAVTVATQPSLSISGSPSLTICSGQSTTLSVTGDGGAPITWTNSLGQSGTGATINFAGLINVSGSPQTVTYVILANAGTCSDSKTVTVTINPVPTIKVTPLQAVVCATEQTTVTATASSPTATINWSRSPATPTPASGTGTGSVTITETLPAGAYTYSFTATQGGCTSSPATSQVTVNN from the coding sequence ATGAGAACGAAACTGACCATTGCCATGAGTACAATGTATACTATTCAGGCAGACCGCACCGTCGCCCGCCCCGCTGGAGGTCCAAGAACGAACGCACCGGTCCAACCAATTGCCGTCCGGAGTGGTAGTCTATCCGGAAGGCTCCATGAACCGGTGCGTTGGGGCGGCTGGCAATGGCTTTTCGCGTTGGTGGGCTTACTGGGCGGATGGCTAGTACCGCAAGCTGGTCAGGCACAGACCTTCTGTGCCCCCGATGCCACGGCTTATTATTCGTTTGAAAATACCTTTAACGATCAGTCGGCCTACAATGATATCTCGTTTCCAGCTACAACGGAGGATATCACCAGCACGTTTTCCCTGCCAACCTTTTCAACCACGGCTAAGGTGGGGGTGAGGTCAGCCAGTTTCAACGGGGCGCAATACCTGCGGTATGACAATGCCTCGGGCTATATGCACAACGGCGGAAACAGTACGTCCATCATGTTCTGGTTCAAGGCGAATGCGCCGACCTCCGGTATCCAAACCCTGTTTGAGCAAGGCGACCTTACCAATGGCCTCGCGGTTCGCTTAAACGCCGGAACGTTACAGGCCAGGCTTCGGACCCTCAGCGGTACAACCGTCGATTTAGCGGGGCCTGCCATTACCGATAACAACTGGCACCACGTAGCCCTGATCTACCAGATAAATACCACCTCAACCGTCAGGCTTTATCTGGATGGTTCGCAGGTCAGTAGTGGAACCCTGACCCTGCAGCTGGGAACGGTTGTGACACCGGGTGGCATCGGAGCTTCCTTAATTGGTGATGTCTGGGCGGCCTCAACGGTTAACGGCAATTATTTCAATGGATTAATTGATGATTTTGTTTACAGCCTGGGTCCGGATGTTAACAACGTTCCGGGTATCGGACCTTCCGCCTTTACCCAAACCGACATTACCAATTACCTCAACTGCGTGAACGGGTTTGCCACGAATTCGTTCACCTGCGACGGATCGGTGTTCATTGCCCAACAGCCCACTGGCACGACCAACACAGCGCTTAAAAAGTTTGTGTACGCCAACAACTCCTTCACGACGATCGACGGAACGGGCAGTATGTTGTACAATGCGGCTGGGTATAACCGCGTCGACAACAAGATCTATGCGATTTCCATGAATAATGGATCCTTAATCCGGGTCGGTGCCAACGGCGTTATTGAAGACCTGGGCTATGTCACCGGACTACCCGTTTTGGGCTATAATACGGCGGATATTAGTCCCGCCGGAATCATGTACATCGCGAATTCGAGTGACGGGATTGCGTACGCGGTCAATCTGAATACAATCCCGTATACCGCGACAGCCGTGACGATGAGTTCGGCGGTATACGTGGGTGACTGGTCGCTAAACCCGGGCGACAACCTGCTTTACAGCGTCGACCAGTCCGGCCGGATTGAAAAGATCAATCCGACCACCGGTGCGGTTTCGATTGTGTCGCCAACCAATGGTTTCCTACCCGCGGGTGTCTACGGTGCCATCTGGTTCGATCAGTTCAATAACATGTACGCCTATGAAAATTTCACGGGTGCGATTCAACGGTACAATACGGTAACGAATAGCTGGTCGACCGTGGTGAGCAGTGGTGCGGCAATTAGTCAGAACGACGCAGCCGCCTGCCCGCAAACCTATGCGGAACCGCAGATTGCCAAAGTAATTCAAAGCCAGTCCGGTAACAGGGTTACCTTCGATATCACACTCTCCAACAACGGCCCCTCCCCGGCAGCTGATTTGATTGCGCGGGACGTCCTGCCAACCGGTCTGGTTTTCCAAAGTGCTCAGGTCCTCGACGCCAATAGTGCAAGCCTGGCCTCCACGGCCTACACACTTTCAACACCCGCCGTGGGTGCAAACGGTACGGTGCAATTGACCGTCAAAAACCTGAACGTAGGAACAGATAACCGGGTTATTCTCCGTCTGACCGCCCAGGCCACAACGGGTACTTGCTCTCTTACTGTGACGAACCGGGCGGAGATTACCAGCGCGTTCGGACAAACCACCAACAACGGCGCAACGGATTGCAATACCGCGGATAACACCACCAACATCCCGGGCGATGTCGCCAGCAACAACGAAGCCTGCGTGCCGGTCAGCTTTAGTCTGACGCCTGCCGCCCCAACGGCAACGCCCTCCAGCACGTCTCTCTGTAGTGGAGGGGTGTTTACCCTGAATTACACCAATGTACCCTCCGGGCAAACCGTAAGTTGGGTCCGAATGCCCGACAGCCTGACCGGAACCGGCAGTCTGTCACAAGCGCTGAGTGCAACAGGCACCTCGCCCATTAGCTACACCTATACAGCAGTTCATTCCAATATCTACGGCTGTCCCAGTCAGCCGACTGTCACCGTTGTGACGGTCAACCCGGTGCCGATCCTGACCCCTTCGGTTTGTTCCCAAACGATCTGTTCGGGCCAGACCGGGGCCATCACCTTCAACTCTAGTGTGCCGGCCACCATCAACTGGCTGCGGGTGGAAGACAACACCACGGGTACGGGCAACATCAGCCAGTTATTCAACACGGCCGGCACCTACACCTATAAAATCTGGGGTGTCTCGTCGTCGGCTTCCTGTCCCTCGTCGACCACCATCACCTGTACCATTGTTGTCAACAACTGCTGTACACTGGTGGCCAGTGCATCGGCCAGCAACACGGTGGTTTGCGTGGGGCAGACCATCAGCCTGGCCTCGACCGTTACGGGCAATGCCGGGGCGGTGACCTACGCCTGGAGCGGTCCCAACGGTTTCACCAGCAACCTGGCCAACCCCACCATTCCCTCGGCAACCTCAGCCATGAGCGGTATCTATACCCTCACCGTCAGCGATCCCACCGCCAGTACGGCCTGTATCAAAACCGCTACAGTAACGATCACGGTCGGCTCTTTGGTCGCCAGTGCCAGTAGCAACAGCCCCCTCTGTACCGCCGGTACATTGGCCTTATCGGGCAGTGGCTCGGGCGGCAATGGCTCCTACAGCTACGCCTGGAGTGGCCCCAACGGGTTTACCAGCACCTTGCCTAACCCGACGCTGGCCCTCTCAACATCGGCTCAAAGTGGCACCTATACCTTGACCGTAACCGATACGCAAGGCTGTTCGGGTACAGCCACCACGGCAGTCACCGTGGCCACGCAGCCTAGTCTGAGCATTAGCGGCTCGCCCAGCCTGACAATCTGTTCGGGGCAAAGCACCACCCTCTCGGTGACGGGCGATGGAGGGGCGCCCATTACCTGGACCAACAGCCTGGGGCAAAGCGGCACGGGCGCCACCATCAATTTTGCCGGACTGATCAACGTGAGTGGCAGTCCACAAACCGTTACCTACGTCATTTTAGCGAATGCGGGTACCTGTAGCGACAGCAAAACCGTTACCGTGACCATCAACCCGGTTCCGACGATCAAAGTCACGCCATTGCAGGCCGTAGTTTGTGCCACGGAGCAAACAACCGTCACCGCCACGGCCAGTTCGCCCACGGCGACGATCAACTGGAGCCGCAGCCCGGCCACGCCCACGCCGGCCAGCGGTACGGGCACCGGCAGCGTGACGATAACCGAAACCTTACCAGCAGGGGCATATACGTACTCGTTCACGGCCACGCAGGGCGGCTGCACCAGTTCCCCCGCGACCTCGCAGGTAACCGTCAACAATTAA